In Clostridium omnivorum, the DNA window GAAGTATTGCCCCTCTGGTACTGTGTACTTTCCAGTTTTCCCACCGTTATTCATTATGTATGGTTCATCTAGTTTTGTTCCATTTACATAAACAGAGCCGTCTTCTCTAATATCAACTACATCCTTAGGAAGTCCTATAAGTCTTTTTATTAAGGTATCGCTAAGCTCATTTGAATAAAATACTACAATATCCCCTCTTTTTAAGCTATTAACATTGTGAATTCTCGTAACCACAATCCTATCACCAGGTTTTATTGTTGGATACATAGATCCTGTAGGAACTACTATATTAAAGAAAAGAAATTTATTTATCAGCGCAGCAATTACGAA includes these proteins:
- the lepB gene encoding signal peptidase I, whose protein sequence is MDWIIPILVAFVIAALINKFLFFNIVVPTGSMYPTIKPGDRIVVTRIHNVNSLKRGDIVVFYSNELSDTLIKRLIGLPKDVVDIREDGSVYVNGTKLDEPYIMNNGGKTGKYTVPEGQYFFLGDNRSNSKDSRYWEKSSFIAAKDIKGKGRFIMFPFSRFGALK